The following are encoded together in the Candidatus Methylomirabilis oxygeniifera genome:
- a CDS encoding NADH-quinone oxidoreductase chain H (NADH dehydrogenase I, chain H) (NDH-1, chain H) (modular protein), translating into MEPVYDILSEWGLPLTVAQLIVMLAVATAVLIFTAVSVMFMVWWERKISAHIQVRFGPMRVGGWHGWAQSIADGLKLLLKEDIIPAGADRLVFALAPMVVFAASLAAFVIIPFGPGLIAGDLNIGVLFYISISSLTVVGIIMAGWSSNNKYSVLGAIRSAAQAVSYEVPLVLSVIGVIMTVGSMSMTRIVEAQEGMWFVVPQLLGFLIYLTAAIAECNRTPFDIPEAESELVAGFHVEYSGMRFAIFFLAEYANMFVVSAIATTLFLGGWHGPLLPGWLWFLLKTYFIYFRHDVAALDVSQTAGRSTHESGMEVPTAAGLAEYGDYRIDPGVKRFLVLGSGACDCDSRCIFPDGGLHGGSLSAGGPGQKHRALRHRIGLCLLRRCRAVCPA; encoded by the coding sequence ATGGAGCCTGTTTACGACATCTTAAGTGAGTGGGGTCTACCCCTTACGGTCGCCCAGTTGATCGTGATGCTGGCGGTGGCCACGGCTGTTCTCATCTTCACCGCCGTCTCCGTGATGTTTATGGTCTGGTGGGAGCGGAAAATCAGTGCCCACATCCAGGTCCGCTTTGGGCCGATGCGGGTCGGCGGCTGGCACGGCTGGGCCCAGAGTATCGCCGATGGACTCAAGCTCCTCCTCAAGGAGGATATCATCCCGGCTGGAGCCGACCGACTGGTATTTGCCCTGGCGCCGATGGTGGTCTTTGCGGCCTCGCTTGCCGCGTTTGTAATTATTCCGTTCGGTCCGGGCCTTATCGCGGGCGACCTGAACATCGGCGTCCTCTTCTATATTTCGATCTCCTCTCTGACGGTCGTGGGGATCATTATGGCCGGCTGGAGCTCCAATAATAAATATTCGGTTCTGGGCGCCATCCGCTCAGCGGCTCAGGCGGTCAGCTACGAAGTTCCTCTTGTGCTCTCGGTGATCGGGGTCATCATGACGGTCGGCTCGATGAGCATGACCCGGATTGTAGAGGCGCAGGAGGGGATGTGGTTTGTGGTTCCGCAACTGCTTGGCTTCCTGATCTATCTGACGGCGGCGATCGCCGAATGCAACCGGACGCCGTTTGACATCCCGGAGGCCGAGTCGGAGCTGGTGGCCGGTTTTCATGTTGAGTACAGCGGGATGCGGTTTGCCATATTCTTTCTGGCGGAGTACGCCAATATGTTCGTGGTCTCTGCCATCGCCACCACGCTGTTTCTCGGCGGGTGGCACGGGCCGCTGCTGCCGGGGTGGCTCTGGTTCCTGCTGAAGACCTATTTCATTTATTTTCGTCATGATGTGGCTGCGCTGGACGTTAGCCAGACTGCGGGTCGATCAACTCATGAATCTGGGATGGAAGTTCCTACTGCCGCTGGCCTTGCTGAATATGGGGATTACCGGATTGATCCTGGTGTTAAAAGATTCTTAGTACTGGGGAGTGGCGCTTGTGACTGTGACTCACGTTGTATTTTTCCTGATGGCGGCCTTCACGGTGGGAGCCTCTCTGCTGGTGGTCCTGGCCAAAAACATCGTGCATTGCGCCATCGCATTGGTCTTTGCCTTCTTCGGCGTTGCCGCGCTGTTTGTCCTGCTTGA
- the nuoD gene encoding NADH-quinone oxidoreductase chain D (NADH dehydrogenase I, chain D) (NDH-1, chain D) (Evidence 2a : Function of homologous gene experimentally demonstrated in an other organism; PubMedId : 12118882, 12923180, 12975362, 15175326, 15368583, 7565112, 9219542; Product type e : enzyme) — protein sequence MNPHEMEIAERTQETMEEMYVNMGPQHPSTHGVLRLLLKLDGEVVTEIIPYIGYLHRCHEKIGENRIYTQIIPYTDRLDYLASMYNNWGFVLTMERHLGIAVPERAEYMRVILGELQRIASHLIWLGTFGLDLGNFTIFLYCFREREKILDLFESVCGQRLNYAFYRIGGMPLDLPDSFVADCKAFLAWFKPRLPEYDAVMTDNIIFQKRVQGLGILDPKTAINYAISGPVLRGSGIKWDLRRDDPYSIYDRFEFDIPVGTSGDVWDRYMVRRIEMEESVKIIEQALQGLPSGEIIAKMPKKLKPPVGDIYSRVETPRGELGFYIVSDGSEKPYRYKVRSPTFVNLSVLPVMGTGYLVADLVAILGSFDIVLGEVDR from the coding sequence ATGAATCCGCACGAGATGGAGATTGCTGAGCGTACCCAGGAAACGATGGAGGAGATGTACGTCAACATGGGGCCGCAGCACCCCAGCACCCATGGCGTGCTTCGCCTCCTGTTGAAGTTGGACGGCGAGGTGGTCACCGAGATCATCCCGTACATCGGCTACCTGCATCGCTGCCATGAAAAGATCGGTGAGAACCGCATCTATACACAGATCATTCCGTACACCGACCGGTTGGACTATCTGGCCTCGATGTATAACAACTGGGGCTTCGTATTGACGATGGAGCGGCACCTGGGGATTGCCGTACCGGAACGGGCCGAATATATGCGGGTCATCCTGGGCGAGCTGCAGCGAATCGCCAGCCACCTGATCTGGCTGGGGACCTTCGGACTCGACCTGGGTAACTTCACGATCTTCTTGTACTGCTTCCGGGAGCGTGAAAAGATCCTGGATCTGTTCGAATCGGTCTGCGGTCAACGACTGAACTACGCCTTCTACCGGATCGGCGGGATGCCATTGGACCTCCCGGATTCCTTCGTGGCCGACTGTAAGGCGTTCCTGGCATGGTTCAAGCCGCGCCTGCCGGAGTACGATGCCGTGATGACCGACAACATCATCTTCCAAAAACGGGTGCAAGGTCTCGGCATACTCGACCCTAAGACGGCCATCAACTATGCCATCAGCGGGCCGGTGCTCCGCGGCTCCGGGATCAAGTGGGACTTGCGTCGAGACGATCCATACTCTATCTACGATCGTTTTGAGTTTGATATCCCGGTAGGGACCTCCGGCGACGTCTGGGACCGCTATATGGTCAGACGGATCGAGATGGAAGAGAGCGTGAAGATCATCGAACAAGCTCTCCAGGGGCTACCGTCCGGCGAGATCATCGCGAAGATGCCGAAGAAGCTGAAGCCGCCGGTCGGAGACATCTACAGCAGGGTGGAGACGCCCAGGGGTGAGCTGGGGTTCTATATCGTATCCGACGGCTCTGAAAAGCCGTACCGGTATAAGGTTCGCTCTCCGACCTTTGTTAACCTAAGCGTGCTGCCCGTAATGGGTACCGGCTACCTCGTTGCGGATCTTGTGGCCATCCTGGGGAGTTTCGACATCGTGCTGGGCGAGGTGGACCGGTAA
- the nuoA gene encoding NADH-quinone oxidoreductase chain A (NADH dehydrogenase I, chain A) (NDH-1, chain A) (Evidence 2a : Function of homologous gene experimentally demonstrated in an other organism; PubMedId : 12118882, 12923180, 12975362, 15175326, 15368583, 7565112, 7730262; Product type e : enzyme), whose protein sequence is MAADYAIVGIFLIVGLLFVVVNVDVVSRLLRPTNPEPEKYTTYECGEDPVGASWIRVHVRYYLYALVYVIFAVETIYLLPWAVVFRKLGMFAFVEMMLFIAILLVGFAYAWRKGALEWV, encoded by the coding sequence ATGGCAGCGGATTATGCAATCGTAGGTATTTTTCTGATCGTCGGTCTGCTTTTCGTTGTGGTCAATGTCGACGTCGTCTCCCGGCTGCTGCGCCCCACCAACCCTGAGCCGGAAAAGTACACGACGTACGAATGCGGCGAAGACCCGGTCGGTGCCTCCTGGATCCGCGTTCACGTCCGGTACTACCTGTATGCGCTGGTCTACGTCATCTTCGCGGTGGAGACGATCTATCTGCTGCCCTGGGCGGTCGTCTTCCGGAAGCTGGGGATGTTTGCGTTTGTAGAGATGATGCTCTTTATTGCCATTTTGCTGGTGGGTTTCGCCTATGCCTGGCGCAAGGGCGCCTTGGAGTGGGTCTGA
- the ndhG gene encoding NAD(P)H-quinone oxidoreductase chain 6 (NAD(P)H dehydrogenase I, chain 6) (NDH-1, chain 6), producing the protein MALVTVTHVVFFLMAAFTVGASLLVVLAKNIVHCAIALVFAFFGVAALFVLLDAEFLAAAQVLLYVGGITILLLFAIMLTSRISAGGVKIMNEQVGISAVVVLAIVGLLAYANLKGFPAMVPPLTMADNTASIGKLLLTTYVLPFEVVSLLLLAAMVGAIILARRERGKD; encoded by the coding sequence GTGGCGCTTGTGACTGTGACTCACGTTGTATTTTTCCTGATGGCGGCCTTCACGGTGGGAGCCTCTCTGCTGGTGGTCCTGGCCAAAAACATCGTGCATTGCGCCATCGCATTGGTCTTTGCCTTCTTCGGCGTTGCCGCGCTGTTTGTCCTGCTTGACGCCGAATTTCTGGCGGCCGCGCAGGTGCTGCTGTACGTGGGAGGGATTACCATCCTCCTGCTGTTCGCGATCATGTTGACCAGTCGGATCTCGGCCGGCGGGGTCAAGATTATGAACGAGCAGGTGGGGATCTCCGCGGTGGTGGTCCTCGCGATCGTCGGGCTCCTGGCCTATGCCAACCTGAAAGGCTTTCCCGCCATGGTGCCGCCCCTGACGATGGCGGATAACACCGCCTCGATCGGGAAGCTCCTGCTGACCACCTACGTCCTGCCGTTTGAGGTGGTATCGCTTCTTCTGCTGGCGGCCATGGTGGGCGCAATTATTCTGGCTCGACGCGAACGGGGGAAGGACTGA
- the nuoM gene encoding NADH-quinone oxidoreductase chain M (NADH dehydrogenase I, chain M) (NDH-1, chain M) (Evidence 2a : Function of homologous gene experimentally demonstrated in an other organism; PubMedId : 12118882, 12923180, 12975362, 15175326, 15368583, 7565112, 9219542; Product type e : enzyme), with amino-acid sequence MNALEFPILSLMTYLPLVGMVVLALLPKESKNGIRWTALAFTVADLLVSLWIPAYFDSTTAEMQFVEKVSWIPSIGVTYFFGLDGITLWLVMLTTSLSVITVVCSWESVSMRLKEYYAFMLMLETGMLGVFFSMDFFLFYIFWEVMLVPMYFLIGIWGSDRRLYSAIKFFLYTLFGGVIMLLGILAVYFYHGAETGTYTFDIFELMKVSYPSTPVVTLLGIPLSFQDLVWLAFFLGFAIKVPMFPFHTWLPDAHTDAPTAGSVILAGVLLKMGTYGFIRFNLPMLPEATQHFVPMIMTLSIIAIIYGALVCMVQTDMKRLIAYSSVSHMGFVMLGMFALNFQGVQGAIIQMINHGLSTGALFLIVGLIYDRRHTRQISEFGGLSKQMPVYSTLFAIIMFSSMGLPGLNGFIGEFLILVGAFKVNYVYAAFAVTGIVLGAAYMLWLFQRTMFGALENPKNANLPDLSARELTTLVPIVIMCFWIGLYPSPFLSRTEASVNYVLARVHKTVTTTEPYLSESTPPAAGQVEVAPEPGHEGSVLPVKGSAASHVEGSR; translated from the coding sequence ATGAATGCTCTTGAGTTTCCCATCTTATCTCTGATGACGTATCTGCCCCTCGTCGGGATGGTCGTGCTCGCGCTGCTCCCGAAGGAGTCGAAAAACGGCATCCGCTGGACCGCCCTGGCCTTCACAGTAGCCGACCTCCTGGTGTCCCTCTGGATCCCGGCCTACTTCGACTCGACGACTGCGGAGATGCAGTTTGTGGAGAAGGTCTCCTGGATTCCCTCGATTGGTGTAACCTACTTTTTCGGTCTCGACGGGATCACCCTGTGGCTGGTCATGTTGACCACGTCCCTTTCCGTTATTACGGTCGTCTGTTCATGGGAATCGGTGAGCATGAGGTTGAAGGAGTATTATGCCTTCATGCTGATGCTGGAGACCGGAATGCTCGGGGTCTTTTTCTCGATGGACTTCTTTCTCTTCTACATCTTTTGGGAAGTGATGCTGGTCCCGATGTATTTCCTGATCGGTATCTGGGGAAGCGATCGCCGCCTGTATTCGGCCATCAAGTTCTTTCTGTATACGCTGTTCGGCGGCGTCATCATGCTGCTGGGGATCCTTGCCGTCTACTTCTATCACGGCGCCGAGACGGGAACCTACACGTTTGATATTTTTGAGTTGATGAAGGTGTCGTATCCATCGACTCCTGTTGTAACGCTGCTGGGCATCCCGTTGTCGTTTCAGGATCTGGTCTGGCTGGCCTTCTTTTTGGGCTTCGCCATCAAGGTTCCGATGTTTCCCTTCCATACCTGGCTGCCTGACGCGCACACCGATGCCCCGACGGCCGGCAGCGTCATTCTGGCCGGTGTCCTTCTGAAGATGGGAACATACGGCTTCATCCGGTTCAACCTGCCGATGCTTCCGGAGGCCACCCAACACTTTGTTCCGATGATTATGACCCTGTCGATCATCGCGATTATTTACGGCGCGTTGGTCTGTATGGTCCAGACCGACATGAAGCGACTGATCGCCTACAGCTCCGTCAGCCACATGGGGTTTGTGATGTTGGGCATGTTCGCCCTGAATTTCCAGGGAGTTCAGGGCGCCATTATCCAGATGATCAACCACGGCCTTTCAACCGGCGCGCTCTTCCTGATCGTGGGTCTGATCTATGATCGCCGACATACGAGGCAGATCTCGGAGTTTGGGGGCTTATCCAAGCAGATGCCGGTCTACTCGACCCTCTTTGCGATCATCATGTTTTCTTCGATGGGGCTCCCCGGACTGAACGGCTTCATCGGAGAGTTTTTGATTCTGGTCGGCGCGTTCAAGGTCAATTATGTCTATGCTGCCTTTGCCGTGACCGGAATCGTACTCGGCGCGGCCTATATGCTGTGGCTCTTTCAGCGGACCATGTTCGGGGCGCTGGAGAACCCCAAGAATGCGAATCTTCCCGATCTGAGCGCCAGGGAGCTGACGACCCTTGTGCCGATCGTGATTATGTGTTTCTGGATCGGTCTCTACCCCTCTCCCTTTCTGAGTCGGACAGAGGCGTCGGTCAATTATGTTCTGGCGCGGGTGCATAAAACGGTCACGACTACCGAACCGTACCTGAGCGAGTCGACACCGCCCGCCGCAGGCCAGGTCGAAGTCGCCCCTGAGCCCGGTCACGAGGGGTCAGTCCTCCCCGTCAAGGGATCTGCGGCCAGCCACGTCGAAGGATCTCGATGA
- a CDS encoding NAD(P)H-quinone oxidoreductase subunit J (NAD(P) H dehydrogenase I, subunit J) (NDH-1, subunit J) (fragment) has product MTPDEVIETIKSQFGDAVKASEVKGVEARIDIHPEKNYEILMTLKGIGLDYLNCLSAVDRIASGELEVVYHLSSLSLPTKALVRARVPREDPIIRSVASLWGTADWHEREAFDMMGIRFDGHPDLRRILLSEDWVGYPLRKDYQDERLVPYEPV; this is encoded by the coding sequence ATGACGCCGGATGAGGTTATCGAAACCATCAAGTCGCAGTTCGGCGATGCCGTCAAGGCCTCAGAGGTGAAGGGTGTCGAGGCTCGAATCGATATCCATCCGGAGAAGAATTACGAAATCCTGATGACGCTGAAAGGGATAGGGCTCGATTATCTGAACTGCCTGAGTGCTGTGGACAGGATTGCGAGTGGCGAACTTGAGGTGGTGTATCACCTCTCTTCCCTGTCGCTACCGACAAAGGCCCTGGTGAGGGCGCGGGTTCCGCGTGAGGATCCGATTATCCGGAGCGTGGCGTCGCTGTGGGGCACGGCAGACTGGCATGAACGGGAGGCGTTCGACATGATGGGGATCCGCTTTGATGGTCATCCGGACCTCCGGCGGATTCTGCTTTCTGAGGATTGGGTCGGGTATCCGTTGCGCAAAGACTATCAGGACGAACGGCTGGTCCCGTATGAGCCGGTGTAA
- the nuoL gene encoding NADH-quinone oxidoreductase chain L (NADH dehydrogenase I, chain L) (NDH-1, chain L) (Evidence 2a : Function of homologous gene experimentally demonstrated in an other organism; PubMedId : 12118882, 12923180, 12975362, 15175326, 15368583, 7565112, 9219542; Product type e : enzyme), translated as MKLVALVPLLPLIGVLINGLFGAWIKERAHLIAVPAAGLSCLVAFVVFFQTLGGATLDWDVYPWLNVGDLKVPIGFLVDPLSTVMMLVVTFVGFLIHVYSIGYMHGDRGYARFFTYLNLFMFSMLMLVLANNYLLMFLGWEGVGLCSYLLIGFWYEKKSAGDAGKKAFVVNRIGDAGFILGLFFIWTTFGSLKYTEVFAAIDPTLGAGIYTTITLLLFVGATGKSAQLPLYVWLPDAMEGPTPVSALIHAATMVTAGVYMVARSNALFNLAPFSLEVVAWVGALTAVFAATIALVQNDIKRVVAYSTISQLGYMFLGAGAGAYPSAVFHLGTHAFFKALLFLGCGSVIHSLHGEQDMRKMGGLRKAMPITTWTFLLASLANAGIFPLAGFWSKDEILFNAFVRGLTIPWLLGLIGAFLTAFYMFRLFFQVFTGHFRGDHHTAHHLHESPPNMAYPLLVLGVLSVIAGAALGFPPDHGLYHKFVAPIFEVAHGSEAAVGHGVGEAAEHAMEGGTEHVVAAAAGHAAGASELVMAAVSLAVALAGIGLAYLFYVKRPDIPTALADKLRGFYNLLLNKYWVDELYEAIFIHFGKRFCGFLWGVDAKVVDGAVNGSSWLTMRLSAISSWHDMKIVDGLVNAIADLIQGGSFTLRRLQTGAIQNYILAMALGIVGMVVFYLFL; from the coding sequence ATGAAGCTGGTTGCGCTTGTACCGTTGCTGCCGCTGATCGGCGTCCTGATCAATGGGCTGTTCGGCGCCTGGATCAAGGAGCGGGCCCATCTGATCGCGGTCCCGGCTGCGGGGCTGTCGTGCCTTGTGGCGTTTGTCGTGTTCTTTCAGACGCTGGGTGGCGCGACGCTCGACTGGGACGTCTATCCGTGGCTGAACGTCGGCGACCTCAAGGTACCGATCGGGTTCCTGGTCGACCCGCTTTCCACCGTCATGATGCTGGTGGTTACGTTCGTCGGGTTCCTCATCCATGTTTACTCGATCGGCTATATGCACGGTGATCGGGGCTATGCCCGCTTCTTTACTTACCTCAATCTGTTCATGTTCTCGATGCTGATGCTGGTGCTGGCCAACAACTACCTGCTGATGTTCCTGGGGTGGGAGGGTGTCGGGCTCTGCTCGTATCTGCTGATCGGCTTCTGGTATGAGAAAAAATCGGCAGGGGACGCCGGCAAGAAGGCGTTTGTCGTCAACCGAATCGGCGACGCCGGATTTATCCTCGGACTCTTCTTTATCTGGACCACCTTCGGGTCGCTGAAGTATACCGAAGTATTTGCGGCGATCGATCCCACGCTGGGCGCCGGGATCTACACGACCATCACGCTGCTGCTGTTCGTGGGCGCGACGGGCAAGTCGGCCCAGCTTCCGCTGTATGTCTGGCTTCCCGACGCCATGGAAGGGCCCACACCGGTCTCCGCATTGATCCATGCCGCCACAATGGTGACGGCGGGCGTCTATATGGTGGCCCGGTCGAACGCCCTGTTCAATCTGGCCCCGTTCAGCCTCGAAGTAGTGGCCTGGGTCGGTGCGCTGACGGCCGTCTTCGCGGCCACCATCGCACTGGTTCAGAACGACATCAAGCGGGTTGTGGCCTACTCTACGATCTCCCAGCTCGGCTACATGTTTCTGGGCGCCGGGGCCGGCGCCTACCCATCCGCGGTATTTCACCTCGGGACGCATGCCTTCTTCAAGGCGCTCCTGTTTCTTGGCTGCGGCTCGGTCATTCACTCATTGCATGGCGAGCAGGACATGAGAAAGATGGGCGGACTGCGGAAGGCGATGCCGATTACCACCTGGACCTTCCTGCTGGCCTCGCTGGCGAACGCCGGGATCTTCCCTCTGGCGGGTTTCTGGTCCAAGGATGAGATTCTATTCAATGCCTTTGTGCGTGGCCTCACGATCCCCTGGCTTTTAGGGCTGATCGGCGCCTTCCTGACGGCTTTCTATATGTTCAGGCTGTTCTTCCAGGTTTTCACCGGGCATTTTCGCGGTGACCACCATACCGCCCATCACCTGCACGAATCGCCGCCGAACATGGCGTATCCGTTGCTGGTGCTCGGCGTCCTTTCGGTAATTGCGGGCGCGGCGTTAGGGTTCCCTCCAGATCACGGGCTCTATCACAAATTCGTCGCGCCGATCTTTGAGGTCGCCCACGGATCAGAGGCGGCTGTCGGGCATGGTGTCGGCGAGGCCGCCGAGCATGCGATGGAAGGGGGTACCGAGCATGTGGTGGCGGCGGCCGCCGGGCATGCGGCGGGCGCATCCGAGCTTGTTATGGCCGCGGTCTCGCTGGCAGTTGCGCTGGCTGGGATCGGCCTCGCCTATCTGTTCTACGTCAAACGGCCGGATATACCCACGGCGCTGGCGGACAAGCTGCGCGGTTTCTACAATCTGTTACTGAACAAGTATTGGGTCGATGAGCTATACGAAGCGATCTTCATCCATTTTGGCAAGCGCTTCTGCGGCTTCCTCTGGGGTGTTGACGCCAAGGTGGTGGACGGCGCCGTCAACGGCAGTAGCTGGCTGACCATGCGGCTGAGTGCGATCTCGTCCTGGCACGATATGAAGATTGTTGATGGCCTGGTCAACGCTATCGCCGATCTGATTCAAGGTGGAAGCTTCACTCTGCGAAGGCTGCAGACAGGAGCAATTCAGAACTACATTCTGGCCATGGCGCTTGGCATCGTCGGCATGGTGGTGTTCTATCTGTTTTTATGA
- the nuoK gene encoding NADH-quinone oxidoreductase chain K (NADH dehydrogenase I, chain K) (NDH-1, chain K) (Evidence 2a : Function of homologous gene experimentally demonstrated in an other organism; PubMedId : 12118882, 12923180, 12975362, 15175326, 15368583, 7565112, 9219542; Product type e : enzyme), which produces MVPLSYYLILSVILFGIGMFGALTRRNAVGILMALELMFNAVNLNFVAFSRYLPQALMQGQIFAIFVITVAAAEAAVGLAIVLGLYRNFQTINVDEINLMKW; this is translated from the coding sequence ATGGTGCCGCTGTCGTACTATCTGATTCTTAGCGTGATATTGTTTGGCATCGGGATGTTTGGGGCCCTGACCCGTCGCAATGCCGTCGGCATACTGATGGCGTTGGAGCTGATGTTCAATGCGGTCAATCTGAATTTTGTGGCATTTTCCAGATATCTGCCCCAGGCGCTCATGCAGGGGCAGATCTTTGCTATCTTTGTCATTACTGTGGCGGCAGCCGAGGCCGCGGTGGGGCTGGCGATCGTCCTCGGGCTGTACCGAAACTTTCAGACCATCAACGTCGACGAAATCAATCTGATGAAATGGTAA
- a CDS encoding putative Cytochrome c heme-binding site (Evidence 3 : Function proposed based on presence of conserved amino acid motif, structural feature or limited homology) — protein sequence MLVVVGTSPAFGAESQEPASAQSNYETKCVRCHGVSGKGDGMQAKMVFWMKTPNLTDSAYMQTRSDDALVQVIKAGGKTGMPAYGLKLTDREMKELVTYIRGFSKTSGSPKPASATR from the coding sequence ATGTTGGTTGTCGTGGGAACTTCTCCCGCATTCGGCGCTGAGAGCCAAGAGCCGGCAAGCGCTCAGTCGAATTACGAAACCAAGTGTGTCAGATGCCACGGTGTGAGCGGCAAAGGCGATGGGATGCAGGCAAAGATGGTGTTTTGGATGAAGACGCCCAACTTGACCGATTCGGCCTATATGCAAACACGGTCCGATGACGCCCTTGTGCAGGTGATTAAAGCGGGTGGTAAGACAGGCATGCCTGCGTATGGGCTGAAGCTGACCGATCGCGAGATGAAGGAGCTGGTGACCTATATCAGAGGCTTTAGCAAGACGTCAGGGTCGCCGAAGCCCGCGAGCGCAACGCGGTAA
- a CDS encoding protein of unknown function (Evidence 5 : No homology to any previously reported sequences) has product MHNPLPSHHLHSMCASDVDEAGLTAWPRAGIAGPVIYTRRQKKCPAQGILNGVPTVRCRAYRNLTINLVKFLAY; this is encoded by the coding sequence TTGCATAATCCGCTGCCATCTCACCACCTACATTCGATGTGTGCGTCCGACGTGGACGAGGCGGGTCTTACGGCCTGGCCTCGTGCGGGGATCGCTGGGCCCGTGATCTATACACGGCGACAAAAAAAATGCCCCGCACAGGGCATCCTGAATGGTGTGCCGACTGTTCGCTGCAGGGCCTACCGGAATCTGACAATCAACCTCGTGAAATTTTTAGCATACTAG